One Methylosinus sp. C49 DNA segment encodes these proteins:
- the odhB gene encoding 2-oxoglutarate dehydrogenase complex dihydrolipoyllysine-residue succinyltransferase, translating to MTEIRVPTLGESVSEATIGRWFKKPGDAVAADEALVELETDKVTLEVNAPAAGVLTDVVAKDGETVTPGALLGQIAEGAAAAAPRPAPAAPIVAPPPAAPAPAPVAAAPARPPAPSAAKIAKEQGVDLSGIVGSGKQGQLLKGDVLALAARPAPEPVSAPPAPRPAAPPADAEREERVRMSRLRQTIAKRLKEAQSNAAMLTTFNEVDMSAVMALRNRYKDLFEKKHQVKLGFMGFFVKACCKALEEVPAVNAEIDGADVIYKHYCHIGVAVGTDKGLVVPVVRNADHMSVAEIEKAIGDFGKKARDGRLDLDDLTGGTFTISNGGVYGSLMSTPILNAPQSGILGMHKIEERPVVIAGKIEIRPMMYLALSYDHRIVDGKEAVTFLVRVKEQLEDPSRLVLDL from the coding sequence ATGACGGAAATTCGCGTTCCGACCCTGGGCGAGTCGGTGAGCGAGGCGACGATCGGCCGCTGGTTCAAAAAGCCCGGCGACGCCGTCGCGGCGGATGAAGCGCTGGTCGAGCTCGAGACCGACAAGGTGACGCTCGAGGTGAACGCCCCCGCCGCCGGCGTGCTGACCGATGTCGTCGCCAAGGATGGCGAGACGGTCACCCCCGGCGCGCTGCTGGGGCAGATCGCCGAAGGCGCCGCGGCCGCCGCGCCGCGTCCGGCTCCCGCCGCGCCCATCGTCGCGCCGCCGCCGGCCGCTCCGGCGCCCGCGCCTGTCGCCGCCGCGCCGGCCCGTCCGCCGGCGCCGTCCGCCGCCAAGATCGCGAAAGAGCAGGGCGTCGATCTTTCTGGAATCGTCGGCTCCGGCAAGCAGGGCCAGCTGCTGAAGGGCGACGTTCTCGCCCTCGCGGCGCGCCCCGCGCCAGAGCCGGTGAGCGCCCCGCCGGCGCCGCGTCCGGCCGCACCGCCGGCCGACGCCGAGCGCGAGGAGCGGGTGCGCATGTCGCGCCTGCGCCAGACCATCGCCAAGCGCTTGAAGGAAGCGCAATCCAACGCCGCCATGCTGACCACCTTCAACGAGGTCGACATGTCCGCGGTGATGGCGCTGCGCAACCGCTACAAGGATTTGTTCGAGAAGAAGCATCAGGTGAAGCTCGGCTTCATGGGCTTCTTCGTGAAGGCCTGCTGCAAGGCGCTGGAGGAAGTGCCGGCCGTCAACGCCGAGATCGACGGCGCCGACGTCATCTACAAGCACTATTGCCATATCGGCGTCGCCGTGGGCACGGACAAAGGCCTCGTCGTGCCGGTGGTGCGAAACGCCGATCATATGAGCGTCGCCGAGATCGAGAAGGCGATCGGCGATTTCGGCAAGAAGGCGCGCGACGGCCGGCTCGATCTCGACGATCTGACCGGCGGCACTTTCACCATCTCCAATGGCGGCGTCTATGGCTCGCTGATGTCGACGCCCATTCTCAATGCGCCGCAATCCGGCATTTTGGGCATGCATAAGATCGAGGAGCGGCCGGTCGTCATCGCCGGCAAGATCGAGATTCGCCCGATGATGTATCTCGCCCTCTCCTATGACCACCGCATCGTCGACGGCAAGGAGGCCGTCACCTTCCTGGTGCGGGTCAAGGAGCAACTCGAGGACCCGTCGCGCCTCGTCCTTGATTTGTGA
- a CDS encoding DUF1150 domain-containing protein: MEGKTATERRIPLLTPEQFAHLGDGAIAYVRTMSSEDVKRLYPQAPAIEPGLTLFALLGADGTPIVLADTEEGALANAWQQQLQTVSLH, from the coding sequence ATGGAAGGCAAGACCGCGACCGAGAGAAGAATCCCCCTGCTGACCCCCGAGCAGTTCGCGCATCTGGGCGATGGAGCGATCGCCTATGTGCGGACGATGAGCTCGGAGGACGTCAAGCGGCTCTACCCTCAGGCCCCGGCCATAGAGCCCGGCCTGACGCTTTTCGCGCTGCTCGGCGCGGACGGCACGCCGATCGTCCTCGCCGACACGGAAGAGGGCGCCCTCGCCAACGCCTGGCAACAGCAACTGCAGACCGTCAGCCTCCATTGA
- a CDS encoding Rieske (2Fe-2S) protein → MEEPTREIFAVCHVNDVAKRRAVGYVLARVNDEGKTVPFPVVIVRHVGKYYGYVNRCPHQGSRLDFEPKSFMDPTQRFLLCGKHGAQFDIPTGVCNDGPCVGAQLEKVEVVIDDSEVCIAGVTIAEEDGLDREENDVYPEVVITAD, encoded by the coding sequence ATGGAAGAGCCGACACGCGAAATCTTCGCCGTTTGCCATGTGAATGATGTCGCAAAACGCCGGGCCGTCGGCTATGTGCTGGCCCGCGTCAATGACGAGGGCAAGACTGTGCCCTTCCCGGTCGTCATCGTGCGGCACGTCGGCAAATATTATGGCTATGTCAACCGCTGCCCGCACCAGGGCAGCCGGCTGGATTTCGAGCCGAAATCCTTCATGGACCCGACGCAACGCTTCCTGCTCTGCGGCAAGCATGGCGCGCAATTCGACATTCCGACCGGCGTCTGCAACGACGGCCCCTGCGTCGGCGCGCAGCTCGAGAAGGTCGAGGTGGTCATAGACGATAGCGAGGTCTGCATCGCCGGCGTCACCATCGCCGAGGAGGACGGCCTCGATCGCGAGGAGAACGACGTCTATCCCGAGGTCGTCATCACCGCGGACTAA
- a CDS encoding glutamine amidotransferase: MKIALAIRHVAFEDLGSFAEPIAAAGYSIRYVEAGMQPIPAEAADADLVIVLGGPIGVYQTEEYPFLADEAALLRARLGRDAPTLGICLGSQLMAAALGACVYPGGAGKEIGFAPISLTPAGRDRALAALVEPEAEVLHWHGDTFDLPDGAVLLASSALYSHQAFAVGRRGLALQFHPEAERDSLERWFIGHTAELSAAGVSIAGLRAAAAAKAPGLSERSRRFIAHWLADIVE, translated from the coding sequence ATGAAGATCGCGCTCGCCATTCGCCATGTCGCATTCGAGGATCTCGGCAGCTTCGCCGAGCCGATCGCCGCGGCGGGCTATTCGATCCGCTATGTCGAGGCGGGGATGCAGCCGATCCCCGCCGAGGCGGCCGACGCTGATCTCGTCATTGTGCTCGGCGGGCCGATCGGCGTCTATCAGACAGAGGAATATCCGTTTTTGGCGGATGAGGCCGCGCTGCTGCGCGCCCGGCTCGGGAGGGACGCGCCGACTCTCGGCATTTGTCTCGGCAGTCAGCTGATGGCGGCGGCGCTCGGCGCCTGCGTCTATCCGGGCGGCGCCGGCAAGGAGATCGGCTTCGCGCCGATAAGCCTGACGCCGGCCGGGCGCGACAGAGCGCTCGCCGCTCTGGTCGAGCCCGAGGCCGAAGTGCTGCATTGGCACGGCGACACTTTCGACCTGCCGGATGGCGCGGTTCTGCTCGCCTCTTCGGCGCTCTATTCGCATCAGGCCTTCGCCGTGGGGCGACGCGGCCTCGCTTTGCAGTTTCATCCAGAGGCGGAGAGGGACAGCCTAGAGCGCTGGTTCATCGGCCATACGGCCGAGCTTTCCGCCGCCGGCGTCTCCATCGCCGGACTGCGCGCCGCCGCGGCGGCCAAAGCCCCGGGCCTTTCCGAGCGCAGCCGGCGCTTCATCGCGCATTGGCTCGCCGATATCGTCGAATAG
- a CDS encoding penicillin-binding protein 1A → MAREKQRREPRFDGDGNGELRADQREDRMAKPKRKGKSASGKSAPPPEDDPGDAPPARAAKPKKAKRGGGFGLGGLVYWGAVLSIWGAIGVGGLFIYHAAQLPPIDTLAVPKRPPNIAILAANGELLANRGDTGGAAVRLADLPPYLPKAFVAIEDRRFYSHWGVDPIGIARALTRNVTGRGGMQGGSTLTQQLAKNLFLTQERTITRKIQEAILALWLEHKYSKDQILELYLNRVYFGSGAYGVEAAAQRYFGHGASQVTLAEAAVLAGLMKAPSKLAPDRNPEGATERAAQVVTAMAQEGHITEAMAKLALGRPAVAHRERGAGSINYAADYVMDMLDDTIGAIDQDIVVTTTLDRKLQEVGEKSIAEELDKKGDKFGVSQGALVALDPNGAIRALVGGRNYAESQFDRAVSAKRQPGSAFKPFVYLAGLEHGLTPDTVREDGPINVKGWQPENYSREYFGPVTLTKALALSLNTVAVRVGLEVGPKTVVKTAHRLGVASELQPNASISLGTSEVTPLELVTAYAPFANGGVGVQPHIIVKVRTAGGKQLYFRKGSSNGRVIEPQYVAMMNTMMEETLSTGTARKAELPGWRAAGKTGTSQDFRDAWFVGYTPHLVAGVWLGNDDNSPTKKVSGGNLPVEVWSRFMKAAHQGVPVAALPSGSWRSPATAESASPIAPLLDFFSSDPEPEPPRPSRRRQARDEEDDSATGSVHGLEALLPPADIPKEAPARRRAPAREEKNIFEKLFGG, encoded by the coding sequence ATGGCGCGCGAGAAACAACGCCGCGAACCGCGTTTCGACGGCGACGGGAACGGCGAGCTTCGCGCCGACCAGCGAGAGGATCGCATGGCGAAACCCAAACGCAAGGGCAAGAGCGCATCGGGCAAGAGCGCGCCGCCGCCCGAGGACGATCCGGGCGACGCTCCGCCGGCGCGCGCCGCCAAGCCGAAAAAGGCCAAGAGGGGCGGCGGCTTCGGCCTCGGCGGACTCGTCTATTGGGGCGCCGTGCTCTCCATCTGGGGCGCGATCGGCGTCGGCGGCCTCTTCATCTATCATGCGGCGCAGCTGCCGCCGATCGACACTCTGGCTGTGCCCAAGCGCCCGCCCAATATCGCCATTCTGGCGGCGAATGGCGAATTGCTGGCCAATCGCGGCGACACGGGCGGGGCCGCGGTGCGGCTCGCCGATCTGCCGCCCTATCTGCCCAAGGCTTTCGTCGCCATAGAGGATCGCCGCTTCTATTCCCATTGGGGCGTCGATCCCATCGGCATTGCCCGCGCGTTGACGCGCAATGTCACCGGCCGCGGCGGCATGCAGGGCGGCTCGACGCTCACCCAGCAGCTCGCCAAGAATTTGTTCCTCACCCAGGAGCGCACCATCACGCGCAAGATCCAGGAGGCGATCCTCGCCCTCTGGCTCGAGCACAAATATTCCAAGGACCAGATTCTCGAGCTCTATCTCAACCGTGTCTATTTCGGCTCCGGCGCCTATGGCGTGGAGGCGGCGGCGCAGCGCTATTTCGGCCATGGCGCGAGCCAGGTGACGCTGGCCGAGGCGGCCGTTCTCGCCGGATTGATGAAGGCGCCGAGCAAGCTGGCGCCGGATCGCAACCCCGAAGGGGCGACCGAGCGCGCGGCGCAAGTGGTGACGGCGATGGCGCAGGAAGGCCATATCACCGAGGCGATGGCCAAGCTCGCCCTCGGCCGCCCGGCCGTCGCGCATCGGGAGCGCGGCGCCGGCTCCATAAATTACGCCGCCGATTATGTGATGGACATGCTCGACGACACGATCGGCGCCATCGACCAGGACATTGTCGTGACGACGACGCTGGATCGTAAGCTCCAGGAGGTCGGCGAGAAGTCGATCGCCGAGGAGCTGGACAAGAAGGGCGACAAATTCGGCGTCAGCCAGGGCGCGCTTGTGGCGCTCGATCCCAATGGCGCCATTCGCGCGCTGGTCGGCGGCCGTAATTACGCCGAGAGCCAGTTCGACCGCGCTGTTTCCGCCAAACGGCAGCCGGGCTCGGCCTTCAAGCCTTTCGTCTATCTCGCCGGGCTCGAGCATGGCCTCACGCCGGACACGGTGCGGGAAGACGGGCCGATCAATGTGAAAGGCTGGCAGCCGGAGAATTACAGCCGCGAATATTTCGGCCCGGTCACGCTCACCAAGGCGCTGGCGCTGTCGCTCAACACAGTGGCGGTGCGCGTCGGTCTCGAGGTGGGGCCGAAAACAGTGGTGAAGACCGCGCATCGGCTCGGGGTCGCCTCCGAGCTGCAGCCCAACGCCTCCATATCGCTCGGCACGTCGGAGGTGACGCCGCTCGAGCTGGTCACGGCCTACGCCCCCTTCGCCAATGGCGGCGTCGGCGTGCAGCCGCACATCATCGTCAAGGTGCGCACCGCCGGCGGCAAGCAGCTCTATTTCCGCAAAGGCTCCAGCAATGGCCGCGTGATCGAGCCGCAATATGTGGCGATGATGAACACGATGATGGAGGAGACGCTCTCCACCGGCACGGCGCGCAAGGCGGAGCTGCCGGGCTGGCGCGCCGCCGGCAAGACCGGCACCAGCCAGGATTTCCGCGACGCCTGGTTCGTCGGCTACACGCCGCATCTGGTCGCTGGCGTCTGGCTCGGCAATGACGATAATTCTCCGACGAAGAAGGTCTCGGGCGGCAATCTGCCGGTCGAGGTCTGGAGCCGCTTCATGAAGGCCGCGCATCAGGGCGTGCCGGTCGCGGCGCTGCCCTCCGGCTCTTGGCGCTCGCCCGCCACGGCGGAGAGCGCCTCGCCGATCGCGCCGCTGCTCGATTTCTTCTCCTCCGATCCCGAGCCCGAGCCACCCAGGCCCTCGCGTCGCCGGCAGGCCCGCGACGAGGAAGACGATAGCGCGACCGGCTCGGTCCATGGGCTGGAGGCGCTGCTCCCGCCGGCCGATATTCCGAAAGAGGCCCCGGCGCGCCGTCGCGCGCCCGCCCGCGAGGAGAAGAACATTTTCGAGAAATTATTCGGCGGCTGA
- the dnaN gene encoding DNA polymerase III subunit beta, translating into MKVTIERAALLRALGHVHRVVERRTTIPILANVLIDASAGTLLLKATDLDLEITEKVPADVGQPSATTLPAHTLYDIVRKLPEGAQVSIEGTGEQGQLTLRSGRSRFNLQSLPESDFPDVTSGEFTHSFSLAPADLKKLILKTQFAISSEETRYYLNGIFLHSTEVDGHQLLRAVATDGHRLARVELPAPAGSAGMPGVILPRKAVAEILRLVEDADGAVAIELSANKMRFSFGETVLTTKLIDGTFPDYSRVIPANNDKRLTVERGVFREAVDRVSTISSERGRAVKLALSEGKLVLSVTNPDQGSAVEEIEADYDGPPIDIGFNSRYLLDIADQLDSDTALFRLADPGSPTLIQDRDGASALYVLMPMRV; encoded by the coding sequence ATGAAAGTCACCATCGAGAGAGCGGCGCTATTGCGCGCCCTCGGACATGTTCACAGAGTGGTGGAGCGGCGCACGACCATTCCGATCCTCGCCAATGTGCTCATCGACGCCTCTGCCGGAACGCTGCTGCTGAAGGCGACCGATCTCGATCTCGAGATCACCGAGAAGGTCCCCGCCGACGTCGGCCAGCCGAGCGCCACCACTCTGCCCGCCCATACTCTTTACGACATCGTCCGCAAGCTGCCGGAGGGCGCGCAGGTCTCGATCGAGGGAACCGGCGAGCAGGGCCAGCTGACGCTGCGCTCGGGCCGCTCGCGCTTCAATCTGCAGAGTCTGCCGGAGAGCGATTTCCCCGATGTCACCTCGGGCGAGTTCACGCATAGCTTCTCGCTCGCGCCGGCGGACCTCAAGAAGCTGATTTTAAAGACGCAGTTCGCTATTTCCAGCGAGGAGACGCGCTATTATCTCAACGGCATCTTCCTGCATTCGACCGAGGTGGACGGCCATCAGCTGCTGCGCGCCGTGGCGACGGACGGCCATCGTCTGGCGCGGGTCGAGCTGCCGGCGCCGGCCGGCTCGGCGGGAATGCCGGGCGTGATCCTGCCGCGCAAGGCGGTCGCCGAGATTCTGCGCCTCGTCGAGGACGCAGATGGCGCGGTGGCGATCGAGCTCTCCGCCAATAAGATGCGCTTCTCCTTCGGCGAGACCGTGCTGACGACCAAGCTCATCGACGGCACATTCCCCGATTATAGCCGTGTCATTCCGGCCAATAACGACAAGCGCCTGACCGTCGAGCGCGGCGTGTTCCGCGAGGCGGTGGATCGCGTCTCCACCATTTCCTCCGAGCGCGGCCGTGCGGTGAAGCTGGCGCTCTCGGAAGGAAAGCTGGTGCTTTCCGTCACCAATCCCGACCAGGGCTCGGCGGTGGAGGAGATCGAGGCCGATTACGACGGCCCGCCGATCGATATCGGCTTCAACTCCCGCTATCTGCTCGATATCGCCGATCAGCTCGACAGCGATACGGCGCTGTTCCGCCTCGCCGATCCAGGCTCGCCGACGCTGATCCAGGACCGCGACGGCGCGAGCGCGCTCTATGTGCTGATGCCGATGCGGGTGTGA
- a CDS encoding MmcQ/YjbR family DNA-binding protein — MTYDDYNTFCGALPATTHVVQWGGSHVWKVGGKVFAIGGWDEGQPRFTFKVGDVAYEMLKEQPGLRPAPYLASRGLKWIQHFAEPGLSDAELRVYIRESYSIVSRGLPRKKRAELGLDNA; from the coding sequence ATGACATATGACGATTACAACACGTTCTGCGGCGCATTGCCGGCGACCACCCATGTGGTGCAATGGGGCGGCTCGCATGTCTGGAAGGTCGGCGGGAAGGTTTTCGCGATCGGCGGCTGGGACGAAGGCCAGCCGCGCTTCACCTTCAAGGTCGGCGACGTCGCCTATGAGATGCTCAAGGAACAACCCGGCCTGCGTCCCGCGCCCTATCTCGCCTCCCGCGGCTTAAAGTGGATTCAGCATTTCGCGGAGCCGGGCCTCTCGGACGCCGAGCTGCGCGTCTACATCCGCGAATCCTATTCGATCGTCTCGCGAGGGCTCCCACGGAAGAAGCGCGCCGAGCTCGGACTGGACAACGCTTGA
- a CDS encoding peptidoglycan DD-metalloendopeptidase family protein, which produces MRSRGERWESGACFPAVYLPALCLALTIVANPARAEHLRGAIATTMLKPTPIVETRDAADNADSPDISGKRSELRSLEETITVSAESRRKIETEIETLRADRAKFNAALVDAAQRVGVLEKRVEEVSAKLEASVRSERALVKSLASRRALIGEVLLVLQRMGRKPPPALLAKPEDILESIRAAMLLGSVLPQMRAEVETLKTDLSDLIALRGRIEAERTSLIAELEHLKEERVRLSALVETRQKALMLAQSALDFEAERARNLASKATSLKELVARMESEVEAAKRAAEAARRADAERAAADAAMSLDSRAKALAAPFKDPARLAPAVAFADLKGRLALPSAGNVVKRFGASDGQGATEKGVSIAARENAVVTAPSDGWVVFAGRYRSYGQLLIINAGGGYYVTLAGMDQISVAVGQFVLAGEPVANMGGGAVRTAAAIAIGAKQPILYVEFRKDGTSIDPGPWWAKPELQKVGG; this is translated from the coding sequence ATGCGATCGAGAGGGGAGCGTTGGGAGTCGGGCGCCTGCTTTCCCGCCGTCTATCTTCCCGCCCTATGTCTCGCGCTGACGATCGTCGCCAATCCCGCGCGGGCGGAGCATCTGCGCGGCGCCATAGCGACGACGATGCTGAAGCCGACGCCGATCGTCGAGACGCGGGACGCGGCCGACAATGCGGATTCTCCCGATATTTCTGGAAAGCGCTCGGAACTGCGCAGCCTCGAGGAGACGATCACCGTCTCCGCCGAGAGCCGCCGCAAGATCGAGACGGAAATAGAGACGCTGCGCGCCGACCGCGCCAAATTCAACGCCGCGCTGGTCGATGCGGCGCAGCGTGTCGGCGTGCTGGAGAAGCGCGTCGAGGAGGTGAGCGCCAAGCTCGAGGCCTCGGTGCGGAGCGAGCGGGCGCTGGTCAAATCGCTCGCCAGCCGCCGCGCGCTGATCGGCGAGGTGCTGCTCGTGCTGCAGCGCATGGGGCGCAAGCCGCCGCCGGCGCTGCTGGCCAAGCCCGAGGATATTCTGGAGAGCATTCGCGCCGCCATGCTGCTCGGCTCCGTGCTGCCGCAGATGCGCGCCGAGGTGGAGACGCTCAAGACCGACCTCTCCGATCTCATCGCGCTGCGCGGGCGCATAGAGGCGGAGAGGACGAGCCTCATCGCCGAGCTCGAGCATTTGAAGGAGGAGCGCGTCCGTCTCTCCGCTCTGGTGGAGACGCGGCAGAAGGCGCTGATGCTGGCGCAGAGCGCGCTGGATTTCGAGGCCGAGCGGGCGCGCAATCTGGCTTCCAAGGCGACGAGCCTCAAAGAGCTGGTCGCCCGCATGGAGAGCGAGGTGGAGGCGGCCAAGCGCGCGGCGGAAGCGGCGCGGCGGGCCGACGCCGAGCGCGCCGCGGCCGACGCCGCAATGTCGCTGGACAGCCGCGCCAAGGCGCTGGCGGCGCCGTTCAAGGACCCCGCCCGTCTCGCTCCAGCCGTCGCCTTCGCCGATCTGAAAGGTCGATTGGCGCTGCCTTCGGCGGGGAACGTCGTCAAGCGCTTCGGCGCCTCGGATGGTCAGGGCGCGACCGAGAAGGGCGTCTCCATAGCGGCGCGCGAAAACGCGGTCGTGACCGCGCCCAGCGACGGCTGGGTGGTTTTCGCAGGACGCTATCGATCCTATGGTCAACTCTTGATCATCAACGCCGGCGGCGGCTATTATGTGACCTTGGCCGGAATGGACCAGATATCCGTCGCCGTCGGACAATTCGTCCTGGCCGGCGAGCCGGTGGCGAACATGGGCGGCGGCGCCGTCAGGACTGCGGCGGCCATTGCTATCGGCGCGAAACAGCCCATTCTCTATGTAGAGTTTCGCAAGGACGGAACGTCCATCGATCCGGGCCCATGGTGGGCGAAGCCGGAACTTCAGAAGGTTGGCGGATGA
- a CDS encoding S41 family peptidase — protein sequence MMRKASLIITGIVIGAGCATLGQHARVLIGSPAFAAAADTYKNLSLFGDVFDKVRADYVERPDEQKLVESAINGMLTSLDPHSSYLDAKGFKDMRTQTEGKFGGLGIEVTQEDGLVKVVTPIDDTPASKAGVMSGDLIFAIDDDNVQGLSLNQAVDKMRGQINTPVKLTILRGKDKEKIEVKLTRAEIHIKSVRSHKEDEDIGYIRISQFNEETSDGLRTAIHKFQQDMPGDKLKGYIVDLRNNPGGLLDQSIQVVNSFIDHGEIVSTRGRTADETQRYNARAAGDISRGKPVVVLINGGSASASEIVAGALQDHKRATILGTRSFGKGSVQTIIPLGGSNGALRLTTARYYTPSGRSIQAKGIDPDITLLQDVPDELKGKDDTKGEASLKGHLKNGEDEKSGSQAYVPPDAKKDKQLIAAVEILHGKFKPQSAAEQAKPAEQPKSKVSN from the coding sequence ATGATGCGCAAGGCCTCATTGATCATAACGGGAATCGTCATCGGGGCGGGATGCGCCACGCTCGGACAGCATGCGCGCGTATTGATCGGCTCCCCGGCCTTCGCCGCCGCCGCCGATACGTACAAAAATCTGAGCCTCTTCGGCGACGTCTTCGACAAGGTGCGCGCCGATTATGTCGAGCGGCCGGACGAGCAGAAGCTCGTCGAATCGGCGATCAATGGAATGCTCACCTCGCTCGATCCGCATTCGAGCTACCTCGACGCCAAGGGCTTCAAGGACATGCGGACGCAGACCGAGGGCAAGTTCGGCGGCCTCGGCATAGAGGTGACGCAGGAGGACGGCCTGGTGAAGGTCGTGACGCCGATCGACGACACGCCCGCGTCCAAGGCCGGCGTCATGTCCGGCGATCTCATCTTCGCCATCGACGACGACAATGTGCAGGGCCTCTCCCTCAATCAGGCCGTCGACAAGATGCGCGGCCAGATCAACACGCCGGTGAAGCTCACCATCCTGCGCGGCAAGGACAAGGAGAAGATCGAGGTCAAGCTCACGCGCGCCGAGATCCATATCAAATCGGTGCGCTCGCATAAGGAGGACGAGGATATCGGCTATATCCGCATCTCCCAGTTCAACGAGGAGACGTCGGACGGGCTGCGCACCGCGATCCACAAGTTCCAGCAGGACATGCCGGGCGACAAGCTCAAGGGCTATATCGTCGATCTGCGCAACAATCCGGGCGGATTGCTCGACCAGTCGATCCAGGTGGTCAACAGCTTCATCGACCATGGCGAGATCGTCTCGACGCGCGGCCGCACGGCCGATGAGACGCAGCGCTACAATGCGCGAGCGGCCGGCGACATCTCGCGCGGCAAGCCGGTGGTCGTGCTCATCAACGGCGGCTCGGCCTCGGCGTCGGAGATCGTCGCCGGCGCGCTGCAGGACCATAAGCGCGCGACCATTCTCGGCACGCGCTCCTTCGGCAAGGGCTCGGTGCAGACCATCATCCCGCTCGGCGGCAGCAATGGCGCGCTGCGCCTGACCACGGCGCGCTACTACACGCCGTCCGGCCGCTCGATCCAGGCCAAGGGCATCGATCCCGACATCACGCTGCTGCAGGACGTGCCGGACGAGCTGAAGGGCAAGGACGACACCAAGGGCGAGGCCTCGCTCAAGGGCCATCTGAAGAACGGCGAGGACGAGAAGAGCGGCTCGCAGGCCTATGTGCCGCCGGACGCGAAGAAGGACAAGCAGCTGATCGCGGCGGTCGAGATTCTGCACGGCAAGTTCAAGCCGCAGAGCGCGGCCGAGCAGGCGAAGCCGGCCGAGCAGCCCAAGTCCAAGGTGTCCAACTGA
- a CDS encoding heme ABC transporter permease: MIAFSSLANPAVFLRLTQRILPWLGAASALLLGLGLYLVFFVSPADYQQGETVKIMYIHVPAAWLAMFAYVVMTSASLGVLVWRHPLADAAQKTAATLGAAFTFICLVTGSLWGKPMWGTYWVWDARLTSMLILFLLYLGLIALRQTMEDSPRGARIAAIMTLVGFVDIPIIKFSVDWWNTLHQPASVLRAGGPTIAASMLWPLLIMALGATALFLALHLMAIRNEILRRRVARLALQVAAAGEEGGASGQLLEPAQ; the protein is encoded by the coding sequence ATGATCGCGTTTTCGTCCTTAGCCAATCCCGCCGTTTTCCTGCGGCTGACGCAGCGCATCCTGCCCTGGCTGGGCGCCGCGAGCGCGCTGCTCCTGGGACTCGGCCTCTATCTCGTCTTCTTCGTCTCGCCGGCCGATTATCAGCAGGGCGAGACGGTCAAGATCATGTATATCCATGTGCCGGCCGCCTGGCTCGCCATGTTCGCCTATGTGGTCATGACCTCCGCCTCGCTCGGCGTGCTGGTCTGGCGCCATCCGCTGGCCGACGCCGCGCAGAAGACCGCCGCGACGCTGGGCGCCGCCTTCACCTTCATCTGCCTCGTGACCGGCTCGCTCTGGGGCAAGCCCATGTGGGGGACCTATTGGGTGTGGGACGCGCGTCTCACCTCCATGCTGATCCTCTTCCTGCTCTATCTCGGCCTCATCGCGCTGCGCCAGACGATGGAAGACTCCCCGCGCGGGGCGCGCATAGCGGCGATCATGACTCTCGTCGGCTTCGTCGATATTCCGATCATCAAATTCTCGGTCGACTGGTGGAACACGCTGCATCAGCCGGCCTCTGTGCTGCGCGCCGGCGGACCCACCATCGCCGCCTCCATGCTGTGGCCGCTGCTCATCATGGCGCTCGGCGCGACGGCGCTGTTCCTCGCGCTGCATCTGATGGCGATCCGCAACGAGATTTTGCGCCGCCGCGTCGCGCGGCTGGCGCTGCAGGTCGCCGCCGCCGGCGAAGAGGGCGGCGCTTCTGGACAATTGCTGGAGCCGGCGCAATGA
- the ccmD gene encoding heme exporter protein CcmD encodes MTEEHWGYIVLAYGVTAATILIMAFRILLEHRRLAAELARLEKNGSVARGEPL; translated from the coding sequence ATGACCGAAGAGCATTGGGGCTATATTGTGCTGGCCTATGGCGTGACCGCCGCCACCATCCTCATCATGGCCTTTCGCATTCTGCTGGAGCATAGACGCCTCGCCGCCGAGCTCGCGCGGCTCGAGAAGAATGGTTCCGTCGCGAGAGGGGAGCCGCTGTGA